Part of the Hevea brasiliensis isolate MT/VB/25A 57/8 chromosome 16, ASM3005281v1, whole genome shotgun sequence genome is shown below.
ttgtttttttttttttctttgctgcAGATGGTCTGTAATAGCTGGAAGATTACCAGGAAGAACAGATAATGAGATCAAGAACTACTGGAACACCCATGTCAAGCGCAAGCTAATTAGCCGAGGCATTGATCCACAAACTCACCGTCCGCTCAACGAAAAAACCACCACcgccaccgccaccaccaccaccaccaccggcgcCGCTAAGCCCACCGCCAATAGAGTCACGCAGTTAAACTTCGAAAACGCATCTCCTCAATCAATTTCCGAAATCAAACTTTTGAAAAGCAATATCGATTTCAAATACTCCAAAAATTTCAACTCCAGTTTCTACCCTAGAAAACCAGAGTCCGTAGAAGAAACTAACTGTAGCAGCAGCGGCATGACCACCGACGAAGAACaaaaccaccaccaccaccaccaccaagaagaaagaaaaagcagccatgaaaatcaagaaattaattTGGAGTTAACCATAGGGCTAGCTCCAATTCGGAGTGAGTTGACTCCGACATCGTCTTCCAACTCAGCCGACGCCGAGTCGAAGTTACAACAGCAAGCTTCATACCAGATTCTTGAAAAAGTGGTAACTCGGGGGGTTTGTACTTGttgccaattgggttcacagagaagtgaattgtgtagcaaTTGCCAGAATTCAAATGTGTTCTATAGATATTACTGAAGATTAACagctaaaaatttcaaatttttttgttttatttgttGGGAGTTGTGGTTAGATTGGAGCAATTGAATGCTGGACACCAACTTTCACCTGCCAGTTTCAGTGTAATCAAAGGGGAAATTAATTAAAGATCGGTAATGATGTGATGACAAGTTAGATGAATTCAAAGTTACCCTCTGCAGAAAGGATTAAATTCTGTTTTTGGATTCTTTCTCATGGATGCTTTTTTGTGATCATTCAATTTTGGCATTCCCTCTAAgggaatatattaaaaaaaaaagtttctgcTCTGTTTGAACTAacgtgtgtgtatatataaatGTAGTCACGCACGCACACTAGGATTTGAGTAATAAGTacgtaaaatttaaatttaactcaAATTCATCGTaagtattaattttttaaatttaaatatattttaaatttaattatatattatttaaatttattttattaaaatttaatttaattaaatatctataaaaATTTAATCTGTTTATAGGATTTGGTTACATTTATTTATTTTCGATTTAAGAGTtttctttttaaaagttgttatgttgggaaattaaaattaaaaattttttatttgttatatttttaaaaatgaaatagattaattaaattattcttaattgatatttaataaataaatttaaaaaattcataatAAAGAAGAATTTCCAAGTTAAATTTGTAGAAGAATTTATAATTTGTGGCTATCAATCAAAGGGCAAGGTAGCGTGAATGTGAATAATttggaagaagagagagagaggggttgGGAGGGAGAGATGCCCTAATGATTAGATTCTCAAGCATTTAACCACATTATTGCATTATTAGTACTGTATTTGGTTTGAATAAATTGAGAAGCATATGCCTCTTTCAACCAACCCACCTTAATAGATCTACCAagctaaattttttaatataattatgccTATTATGACTATATATTCCCTACATTTTCTACCTACATTTTCAATATCCTTGGACCATTTTTTTGGAGCCATATCAATGCTTCTTTTGACCTAACTAAAATCCACCCAATTTTAATTGGGTTCttcaattaataaattattttcacaaaaaattattgaCTAAATGCTCAATTttgtctaatttttattttattctatttttaattttttttttaaaattaatatagaaATTAAACTTAGTttagctggaaaattaaaatttttgaattaaataaaaaattaagtttttttttcatttttaattaaatttcttaattcttgaatttagtctaaaaattaaaatgtttataGTTTTCCTGTTTTCTAAATTTTAACTAGTATTTGAAAAACAACTTTAAGTTATTTTTCAATGTTTTCCTCAATAATAAAGATTTAGTTTTCAATTGTTTTTCAATCATGACTTTtttttataatcaaaattatgctacaattttttaatatctaaagctgaataattatttttaaaaaatatttatttataatgataaaaaattaatcatattattataaaaataaataaaaaatatatattaaaaaaatttaaaaataaaattaaatttttaaatatgttttacaataattttttaattgtaaaatgtatgaaaaatttttaaaaattttttaaattaaaaaaatctttttctattatttacaaTTGAATACGTTTTTCATATTTCctcttatttttcataaaaaatgaaaattaaaaaaacataaaaCAGTTGTCTACTAGTAATTATACCctcaattttcttaatttttaaattaaattgagcttaaatttaaaattttaaaataatttaaataaaaaatgtgatCTCCATGGCACCTAGAGaagtttaataaaagaaaaattagtaagggCACAAGTTCAATGTAAAACAATAAAAATGAGATTTTGGAAAAAAGTCAAAAATATCATGTTAAGTACCCAACAAACAAGGGAATTTGACAACCTAAATCAGCGTTAGGGTTGTTTGTAGAACATGGTTTGGCTGCAAAACTTCTGGAGCCTCAGAATCAGAGAGCTTACAGTAATTAGAAATGGAAAGGGGGTTGGTTAGGCCTACCaaccaattaaattataataattaatcctAAACCCACTAACCCACGTGTGTGGAATCTCATTTTAACTATCACTTCATTAtacattattataaaataaatcacGTCTCCTCTAAAAGAATAATTATACTAACAAACTGTTAAATTATTGGTGTGAAATTAGGGATGAAAACGAGTCATGGATATTTAATTTATCTGAATTCTAATAATACGAATTTATGAtagatttaaatttgaaatttaataatCGTGATAGGTTTAAGTCAAGTTTAATTTTACGTATGGGTatcaattatttaaatttatttatataaatatttaattaaatataaaatatataatttttataataatatttataaatttttacatattttattttatgtaaaataaaattaaaatattttatgaaattattaaaattttaaaatatacattattgataaaaataattttttatatagatttttaatttaaatatataaaattaaataagttgAGGTATTTTGCAGGTATTAATTATCGGATATGGGATGTGTTTAGATAGTTGAGAGTAAATTTTATTCAGATTTAAGATGAGTTCAGATTTTAGATGAGTTcagattttgagaatattaatcgAGTTCGAACTCAAGtgaagtaattttcataaataccCTATTCCTTGCCATTCCTATGTAAAACTTGTCTACaaacaaatttttaaattagCTGATTCACATATGAATTTTATTTAAAAGATTAGAAGtttgaattttgaaattgttCTTCTAGGTTGAATATAAATTGATTTTATCCATATGTGTGGACGAGGATACTATgcagttaatttaaaaaaaaaaaacatcttCCATTGGAGATTTGATCATATACGTATATGGTAAGATTTTAATCTTCATTAAATAGATTAGTTTatatgacaattttttttttaattgcatgAAATAGTATAGCATATTTATAAAGATTTATACAACAATTTCACTATGATAGGTAGACAAGAAAGCTTGTGATAATAAAAAAGTAGCTCCTATGCATAAGtacaattataatatttaattaaagaggAGATAATGGAATTTAAAGAACTATCTCACTCattgaagagagagagaaagaacatGTGATGTGTTTGGGAGGTAGGTAACTACAAAAGTCTTAATTGGAAAAGATGGGGATATTATAAGAGAACAGTTGGTTGGTTAGATTGGTGGTGGTGAGAAATAAAGGATATTTCATGTGCAGATACAGCAAGGTATGGGATTCCCACATTAATGGGTATGGGGTTTAGCCACCCCAAGAACACACCTTTCTTCAAGAAAACTCCAGTTGGCTACCAACTCCATCCCTTCGTAGCTCGATAAGCtcttcaaatttttttaattggagatttttaatgaaataattctAAATGTTGTTTAATCTTGTGACCGGAGACATATCATTCActtgataaatttaaatttaaatttaaaattttattttcttatttttcctatttaaaaaaaatttaaatatgccTTTCAATTTTCATCGGAATTCAAATAAGCTTTAATTTAAGCTTTTTGTCTTAACAAGCTCAGAAATTTCTATTTAACTCTACTTAACTTTCACCTGATAGAAAGAAAGAAATTGGGATACACGACGCATAAAaaacaattttaatatataataaaatatttttttctttagttttaaaatattaaaaatgatttatTGTAATAGCCATTGATtatcaataattaattaaatatttaatcatTGATTACTAATTAATAGCTAATGGTTATTACTGAATCTAAGAGctaatcaattatatataaattattaaatggaGGCATGTTGAAGTGGAAAATGCATGTGTTGATGTGTAAAGATTAATAAAGAATACAGTTCATGTATTCATGCACATCCATTTACTGATAAAGAAACAAGCAACACAAGCTCACAGAGACGCATATATAAGATTAAGAACCCTTTTTACCTAATTATCTCCAACTTTGCAATAATCTGTATAATATTATCAATTATTCCATTCTCTTGCCtgccatttctttctttatattCTTTTGATAAGTCAGTCAAAAGAAATGTTCGGATTATTTCaggttataatttattttaatttcctttttgagtgGAATTGATTTTAATTAGATCACTTTGAATTATAGATTGGTTAGGGAATTGTTTGTGCCCAAATACACGTGGctactaataattttaatttatatgtttttttttaattttaatatataaaaataatgtaatgttttaaattttttattaggtattttaaattttatttttattacttttatatatctctcaaattttttaacaaaagatttcataataaaaataattaaaatttatctatatataatatagatatatgtagttaatatatgttaatatattgtaaGTTGATGTGGACCACAGCAAGCACATGAAttattcaagtagtatagaaaaagatatcgttcctgtGAAGAGttgtattttcaattaaatttttgatgtaaagtaaattattttaaaattattttttaatgtagcaaataaaagaaaaatgagaatttGAAGTTTAAGGTATGAACATGAAAAACTCAATTTAACCAATTAACTAAATCTATAAATgactaaaattaagaaaataagatATTGTTAATGAAAATAggcaaaaatgagataaattagagcactcaaaattaaaattcaagTAACAATAGATAAAATGATGATTTGAAATTTTCCCTAGATAGCTCAATCTATGAAATTTAGAAATTTACGTGGTGGGAGACCTACTTCTTGTATTTAATATCAAATTGTCTAACTGGGGAAGTTAATAGAATTGTTAAGCGTTGGGCTTGAACCCTTCACAAACAAAAGGAGAAGaataaaataaacaagaaatTCAAAGCACAAGAGAGTGAAGGTTTACAAATGATGGCTACTACATATTAGATTTAAAGCTATAATTTttgtatattaattataaaattataactcTTTTGTGAAAGTTTGAAAACAATACAGATTTTATATCAATAATTTAacaaaattgatattaaaattattacaatAACAATTATTTATACTTATTCAAGATAATAGTTTTTGTTTATTGTAAAAATATAATCAAATCGTTGCTTTATATTACGGTAATAGAGGTAATTGTAATAGTTCTTAATTCGCTCCATTGACTTATAACTACTATTTAAACATATATGACAACGATTTTCAACTGTTTCTTTAAATTTATTATGTCGTAgtgaatataaataattatatgaatttgagtttataaaattatttttgaaactTTCACTTATAAGCTTTTAAATTAAATAGTTTGTTGACAAAAATACCGATTACTGTTGAAAATTGGCCCTAATCCGTTTGATTTAGGAGTCTCAAATTCTACCAACCGAAACTAGGTAGAGTTTGGTGGATAGATGATGTAGGAAAGCTACAACTAAATCAAAGTGTTGTCATCAATTGATGGATCTGCTTCTTCTTGGTCTTTAACAAAAGTATCAAATTCCAAATCATATCTTACTATTTTATttttgtctatatatatatatatatatatatatatatatatatatatatatatatatatatatatatttttttaggaTATGCATGAGTTGGATATGACATGGAGAAAAGGACAATATACAGAGAGTAAATGGCAGAAGATCATATAGAAGACAAGAAGGTCATGGAATTATTACTAGGAACCATCCTTATCCatatcatatttatataaatcatTGTGACAATGAAAAATGTCAGCCTTTTAGATTATTATTCACCTACCTAATTGCATGGGAAGGAAATGTGCCCTTTAAAAGTTCCCTTATCTCTCcacacaaaaagaaaagaaaaatacatttATAAATGAGAACAATTTTTGGGTTTTGATTATATCTTATAGATATGATTTCcaagtttatttatttatatttttaaattgtaaATTTCATTGCATTAAAGTTCAAGGGTAAGATTGTATAGATGGAAGCTCAAAGCCTGAAATATAAGAACAATCCCTTGCCCAACAAGCAAAATTAATAGTTATTAAGTTGATGTATGAATTCCAACTTTCTATAACAGTAAcccttttaaaatatattattatacatttgaatttattttgtttctcaaatatttaaaaattaaatataacataCTCCAAAGGAGAACATCACTAATAAAGCCGTACACGAATCTCCATCCTGCTTGGGTtgggagaggaagaaaaggaaaagcaaagggaaaaaaaaaattgaatctttttatttttataaagaaTTGTcatataattttcataatttagttCAATATAATACTTATgactttttataaaattcaaatttaaactttaaaaaaatTAGTAGTTTGACATTAAAGATGAAAtatcaattattaattttgaatttaatgttGAACATTAGATGATACTTTGGCAAATAGACTtggtaataataaatataaaattaaaatagataTCAATTAATCGAACTAGTGGGATTCGGATACCGGgttatttctaaaaaaaaaacaTGCGCGTGAGTGTATATACTCATTTAATTAAGAATTGATACACCAACAAAATAATGGTAAATCCTATATAGTGAaatctaataaaaaatataataattattttttttttattgactgtgtgcataaataattttatacacTCTGATATAtcaaaaaattttcataaaagaTAAGCCTTTGCAACATCCGGAGACCAACTGCCAATTACACCTTAACAGTGTAAGCTAAAACTTCTGTGTCATTCTTAAATATTGCCTCAAACCCAATTCTATTAACCTTCAAAATACTTGCATTTACCAATGTGtttgataaaatattaaaaaaaagtcAAGGGTTAAATATtattcttataaattttaatttttaaatagaataattattaatttaatctcttaaaattaatatttaatttcttaaaatgaaataaatattaatgagataaaaaattttatattgatGAAACTCTATTTATTTtcctatctctttttttttttaattagaaaattcAAGCTCTATGGGCACAAAGAAAAAttgtacttttttttttcctttatcatttttcTCTATTTCCCTCAAAAATTAATTCTCTCTCACACTTACCATGTTCCCAAATAGAGGATAAGGAGATGCTGATGATGAAATAAACGTATGAGAGACAAAAGCATAAGGTGGAAAGCTAAAGAGGCTGGTAGCAGACAAAATGACGTTAGAAAGCGCAAGTGAGGAGTGAGCAATGATCAATTCGGTTTAAAATCGAATTAAATGGAtcgaattttttaaaatttaaaatcaaatcgaaATCAATTTTCATAAAAACTAAACTGACCTAAACTAAATTAAAGTCAATTTAGTTCACAAATTCGGTTTTTAGGAACACCTCATAAATCATGGGGAAACCTACAAGATTTCATCTTTTATCATGTGAAAATCTATAATAAATTGGCTTAGCTACTTCTTGGTCCCTAGTCTGTTTTGAAACAAAATGGTGACGGCGAGATGGAGAGAGGGAGAACCAGAGAGAGTGGCTTCATTAACAATTAATGATTTGGTATGCTAATTAATTCAACAAATTCAAGTAggtcaaaaaataaaataaaataaaattttcaaaatttaaaaaaaaagttgtCTTTAAGGTTagattaagaaaattaaaaaaaagggcTAATGAAAGATTGGATCTATATTTTTTTTGTTGATTTGGTCTGGTTTTTAGAAGAGAGGTCATGACTCCATGAATAAGAAACAAGGAAAAAGCTCCAATCACAAGCATTGCTCATCAGCAAAATCACTTTGCCCCATCAATATTTCCAAGTAAACGATTACACGAACCTACTATACAATGTCATTTTAGTGTATGATGTAGCCTGAAGAATAATTGTCCGAGTAGGATTGATATCATTCACTATATATGCTAAtttaaaatggcttgaacacttcTGCGTAGATCTCCTTTCCAGAGCAATGTCATGGACTCCCAAATTCACACTGTTCATATTGCAAGTTTGGCAAGAAACATGGTAAGCGGAATGGAGTAATAAATGCAATGCGGAAAAGCTTTGAATTGGCTGGCCATTGATGATTTCCTGTTTTTGAGTCACATTGATGATCCCTATATGAGATTTAGGTTGAAAATATTCATATGTATCCACCTCTTCAATAATCAGCAACAACCAGAAACACAACTCTTTAACATAAAGTAGTAATGACATGAATTCCAGATCAAACTTATCCAAATAGGTATGAGAAAACTCCATAGGTTAAGGACAGCAATTTATTATCCTGTTTCTATGAGAACAAATGACCCTATGCCTATACATTTAAAAATATGATTACTGCATTAGAGTAATGCATCTCCTGTTCATTAGCAATATAATGGTCATATATGAAAATAAGGGACAAAATCCCACGCATGTCATGACAACCAGAACAATCGCAAAATATTTAGAATATGGTTACTGCAGGATAATAGTGTGCCTCTTAGTCATCTTCATACAATGCTTAAATATGGAAATAAGGGACTAAAAGTCTCACACTTGTCACAACAAATAGAAAGACAGACAGTGCTTTCACCTGAACATCTTCTCCTTTAACTAATAATCCTTCCCAAAACTATAAGCTTTTCAGTTGGATCTGGGATGGGTGTTGTAATGAGAAGCTCAAATCCTTCGTCATTATGTTTTGCCTTGGATGTCCCAAGCATAAATGCTTCATATTTCAAACTGGTTGAATATCAAAATCCACTTATAATAAAACCTCAAAATGCATAATAGTGAATGAGCCGTAGAATGGTGAAAGATTGGAGAAGAAACAAAATGTAGGCTAGCAACCCTGTATCAAGTTGATTGCAATACCTCCCCTTCAAAGTCCAGTCTACGGCAGACCTAAGGCTATTAGCATCCCTTGCTTGAACACATCCCCTTGAAGTGCCCCCTTTCACTGCAAAACCAATTGCATTGATAATTGAGAAGAATGAGCAAAATTAGTTGCAAGATACGTGTTCTTTGAGCAAAACCCTATCACTACCTGCAATAGCTCTGACCTATTTTTGCAATGCAACATTATAGTAACTACACGTAGCACTGCAAAACCAATTGCATTGATAATTGAGAAGAATGAGCAAAATTAGTTGCAAGATACATGTTCTTTCAGCCAAACCCTATCACTACCTGCAACCTATTTTTGCAATGCAACATTATAGTAACTACACGTAGGCACTGTTCGGCAATAGTTTTTAAGATAGCGTTTAGTATTTTGACTACCTCTTTTATTTATATTGTTCAGCGatacaatatttatactaattTTTAAAGATTAAATAAGTGGTTTATTTTAGAAGTTGAGGGATCAAAAAGATAATactactatttttatatttaacaactAATCTAATAGCTATTTTACAGAACACTTCTactttaaatcactatataaacaaTTAACCACTAACAGTTAATATTTACCAACTAATAGTTGAGAGCCACTAGAATAGCTAGCAGCTATTAGAACAACTAATATTTCCGAACAGAACCATAATCTACCTAACTTCATCTGTGTATTTGTTATCACACGTGCAGCATCTCACAAGAACTCCATATGATGCCATAGCAAGTCTATAGGCTGAAGATCTCAAGTTCTTGACAAGAACAAATATTTCTCTTCTCCTCTGCTTTAGAGGTATTTCATTCCACTGTTCCTCCCTAAGGTGAGCCAGTAAAACTGCTTCACAAAAGGCCTCTGCCACCGGCTTCTTGTTGCATATCAGAAATAAATCCTGTGATTTTATTACCAAAGAAAGAATTGCGAATTCATTGAaacaaataataattaaaaaaaaaagacaagtTTCTAAGTAACAAGAGATCATCATCACTAACCTCCCTCAAACAAAtccttaactcaactcaactaaacctttatgcCAAAAATTTATTAGGGTCAACTATATGAATTCTTTTTCCccactctaaacaattttgggttaaatcctaaaaaatgtgtaatgcttctaggttatgttgtactactctcctccaaatgAGTTTAGGTTTacccattctttttttttttatcctctaacccaatgtgctctacttgtctaattgaagcctccgtatgtctacgcttcacatgaccaaactacctcaatctccattctttcaacttatcctcaattagcaccactcctaccttttctctaatactctcattatagactttatctagtctagtatggtcactcatctaccttaacattttTATCTCCGTAACtctcatcttagacacatacggttCCTTCATTGCTCAGCACTCAACATGGTCAgtcatatggctgtacggtaaaatttttctttcaacttattgggaatcttctGATCACATAAAACTTTCATGGTACATCTCCACTTCAAACATCCAACTTTAACCATATGACTAAcattctcctcacatcccccatctacttgaaggattgagccgatatatttaaagtgattactttggggcaatgccactccatccaaactaactccttccccatcgccaatttggccttcactaaacttACAATGTATGTATTCTCTCTTCGttgtacttaacttaaagccatttgactctagagtatttcTCTAAAGctatagctttctattgactccttatcacgtctcatctatcaaaactGTATCGTCCGTAAACATTATACactaagggatactctcttgtatatgtttcatcaattcatctagaactaatgtaaaaTGGTAAGGGCTCACAGCTAAACCTtgatgtaatccaac
Proteins encoded:
- the LOC110658472 gene encoding transcription repressor MYB6, whose translation is MGRSPCCEKAHTNKGAWTKEEDERLIDYIRVHGEGCWRSLPKAAGLLRCGKSCRLRWINYLRPDLKRGNFTDEEDELIIKLHSLLGNKWSVIAGRLPGRTDNEIKNYWNTHVKRKLISRGIDPQTHRPLNEKTTTATATTTTTTGAAKPTANRVTQLNFENASPQSISEIKLLKSNIDFKYSKNFNSSFYPRKPESVEETNCSSSGMTTDEEQNHHHHHHQEERKSSHENQEINLELTIGLAPIRSELTPTSSSNSADAESKLQQQASYQILEKVVTRGVCTCCQLGSQRSELCSNCQNSNVFYRYY